Proteins from one Dermacentor variabilis isolate Ectoservices chromosome 1, ASM5094787v1, whole genome shotgun sequence genomic window:
- the LOC142587891 gene encoding G-protein coupled receptor dmsr-1-like, with protein sequence MAEVLNVSSMLQIADSLYLDEENLSLTETNLSGPFAGFDVFEEEELPYHGAELGRFHAWYTSHLHGYLSMTVCVFGILANVLNIIVLTQRNMVSPTNGILTGLAVADMLVIATYLPYTITMHVIPPARTQSFGTAVFILVHAHVSIVFHTVSTWLTVTLAVWRFLAVSFPASSKEWCSMQRARWAIVSVYVSCALCCLPVYLSFTVHQAGTPQEPSYKVDFSNITRANGAFLQNLNFWTYSVLMKLVPCVALTGLSLGLLRVLYEAKARKRRLRRGASGHSGHGGSSEEARDRTTRMLLAVLLLFLVTEFPSGIAALLSGILGDDFFLHVYMNFGEVMDILALVNSAVNFILYCSMSRQFRKAFAALFTPRIMAKWFPLTSEPPNSTYATTCV encoded by the coding sequence ATGGCCGAGGTTCTCAACGTGAGCAGCATGCTGCAGATAGCGGACAGCCTGTACCTGGATGAGGAGAACCTGTCCCTGACAGAGACTAACCTGAGTGGCCCCTTCGCCGGCTTCGACGTTTTCGAGGAGGAGGAGCTCCCTTACCACGGCGCCGAGCTTGGCCGCTTCCACGCGTGGTACACGAGCCATCTGCACGGCTACCTGAGCATGACTGTGTGCGTGTTCGGCATCCTCGCCAACGTACTTAACATCATCGTACTCACGCAACGCAACATGGTATCGCCAACGAATGGCATCTTGACGGGGCTCGCCGTGGCCGACATGCTGGTGATCGCCACTTACTTGCCGTACACCATCACGATGCACGTGATTCCGCCTGCGCGCACGCAGAGCTTCGGCACGGCAGTCTTCATTCTTGTGCACGCACATGTGAGCATCGTCTTCCACACAGTGTCTACGTGGTTGACCGTGACGTTGGCCGTGTGGCGTTTCCTGGCCGTCAGCTTCCCGGCCTCTAGCAAGGAGTGGTGCAGTATGCAGCGCGCCCGCTGGGCTATCGTCAGCGTGTACGTGTCGTGCGCGCTTTGCTGCTTGCCGGTGTACCTTTCATTCACGGTGCACCAGGCAGGTACGCCCCAGGAACCCTCGTACAAGGTCGACTTCAGCAACATAACACGCGCCAATGGCGCCTTTTTGCAAAATCTCAACTTCTGGACCTACTCTGTTCTGATGAAGCTTGTGCCGTGCGTGGCCCTAACAGGCCTCAGCCTCGGGCTGCTGCGCGTGCTGTACGAAGCCAAGGCGCGAAAGCGACGCCTGCGGCGAGGGGCCAGTGGACACAGCGGCCACGGAGGTAGCAGCGAAGAGGCCCGAGACCGCACCACACGCATGCTGCTCGCCGTCCTGCTGCTCTTCCTGGTCACCGAATTCCCGTCCGGCATAGCTGCCCTTCTGAGCGGCATCCTCGGCGACGACTTCTTCCTGCACGTCTACATGAACTTCGGCGAGGTTATGGATATCCTGGCGCTGGTAAACAGTGCCGTCAACTTCATTCTATACTGCTCCATGAGTAGGCAGTTCCGCAAGGCTTTCGCCGCTCTCTTCACGCCTCGCATCATGGCCAAGTGGTTCCCTCTGACGTCCGAACCACCGAACAGTACCTACGCCACCACTTGTGTCTAG